From the Billgrantia sulfidoxydans genome, one window contains:
- a CDS encoding amino acid ABC transporter permease, with protein sequence MTIRHEMIAARPAPRNTVGPLAWLRANLFSGPVNSFFTLLGLYLLYLLLTPTIQWAFINADWIGTTRDDCSREGACWVFVSARFTQFIYGLYPRGELWRVDVTFLTFAALIAWLAIPRLPFKRWVALATLVVFPLFAYFMLYGGFFGLRVVETHRWGGLMLTLVLAVVGMVGALPIGILLALGRRSQMPIVKSFCVVFIEFWRGVPLITVLFMASVMLPLFMPTGVSVDRLIRAFIGITLFQSAYMAEVIRGGLQAIPRGQEEAAAALGMSYWMRMGLIVLPQALKMMIPGIVNTFISLFKDTTLVMIIGLFDLLGIVQAALSDSRWLGFSLEGYVFAAFMFWIFCFSMSRYSQYLERKLHTGHKR encoded by the coding sequence ATGACGATACGACACGAGATGATAGCGGCGCGCCCGGCCCCCCGGAACACGGTGGGGCCGCTGGCCTGGCTGCGCGCCAACCTGTTCAGCGGGCCGGTGAACAGTTTTTTCACCCTGCTGGGACTCTACCTGCTCTACCTGCTGCTGACGCCCACCATCCAGTGGGCCTTCATCAACGCCGACTGGATCGGCACCACCCGCGACGACTGCTCCCGCGAGGGGGCCTGCTGGGTATTCGTCAGCGCCCGCTTCACCCAGTTCATCTACGGCCTCTATCCGCGCGGCGAGCTCTGGCGGGTCGACGTGACCTTCCTCACCTTCGCCGCGCTGATCGCCTGGCTGGCGATCCCGCGGCTGCCGTTCAAGCGCTGGGTGGCGCTGGCGACCCTGGTGGTGTTCCCCCTGTTCGCCTACTTCATGCTCTACGGCGGCTTCTTCGGCCTGCGGGTGGTGGAGACCCACCGCTGGGGCGGGCTGATGTTGACCCTGGTGCTGGCCGTGGTGGGCATGGTCGGGGCGCTGCCGATCGGTATCCTGCTGGCGCTGGGGCGCCGCTCGCAGATGCCCATCGTCAAGAGCTTCTGCGTGGTGTTCATCGAGTTCTGGCGCGGCGTGCCGCTGATCACGGTGCTGTTCATGGCCTCGGTGATGCTGCCGCTGTTCATGCCCACCGGCGTCAGCGTCGACCGCCTGATCCGGGCTTTCATCGGCATCACGCTATTCCAGAGCGCCTACATGGCCGAGGTCATCCGCGGCGGGCTGCAGGCGATCCCCCGCGGCCAGGAGGAGGCGGCGGCAGCGCTGGGCATGAGCTACTGGATGCGCATGGGCCTGATCGTGCTGCCCCAGGCGCTGAAGATGATGATCCCCGGTATCGTCAACACCTTCATCTCGCTGTTCAAGGACACCACCCTGGTCATGATCATCGGGCTGTTCGACCTGCTGGGCATCGTGCAGGCGGCGCTGTCGGATTCCCGCTGGCTGGGCTTCTCGCTCGAGGGCTACGTGTTCGCCGCGTTCATGTTCTGGATCTTCTGCTTCAGCATGTCGCGCTACAGCCAATACTTGGAAAGAAAACTGCATACCGGCCACAAGCGGTAA
- a CDS encoding amino acid ABC transporter permease: MSVRPKAHSLGPKPPFWRDRAKRALAFQLLLVAAVVVFLLYIIGNTQANLAARGITTGFGFLTNTAGFGIVQSLIDYSSQSTYGRTFVVGLLNTLVVSALGILAATIIGFIVGIARLSPNWLIARLASGYIEIFRNIPLLLQIFFWYFAVLRAMPSPRDSLTFGEVAFLNVRGLFLPEPLFESGFGLIPLAFGVAIVASIALMIWNKRRHEATGKRLPAGWISLGLIVGLPLLVLLVTGVPVTWDVPELRGFNFRGGFTVIPEFLALWLALSIYTASFIAEIVRSGIQAIPHGQTEAAQALSLPQNLVLRLVVVPQALRVIIPPLTSQYLNLIKNSSLATAIGYPDLVSVFAGTTLNQTGQAIEVIAMTMAVYLTISLLVSMFMNWFNARVALVER, from the coding sequence ATGTCCGTTCGACCCAAGGCCCATTCGCTGGGCCCAAAACCGCCCTTCTGGCGTGATCGCGCCAAGCGTGCGCTGGCCTTTCAACTGCTGCTGGTTGCCGCTGTCGTCGTCTTCCTGCTCTACATCATCGGCAATACCCAGGCCAACCTGGCGGCCCGCGGCATCACCACCGGCTTCGGCTTCCTGACCAATACCGCCGGCTTCGGCATCGTCCAGAGCCTGATCGACTATTCGTCCCAGAGTACCTACGGCCGTACCTTCGTGGTGGGCCTGCTCAATACTCTGGTGGTTTCCGCGCTGGGGATCCTGGCGGCCACCATCATCGGTTTCATCGTCGGTATCGCCCGGCTGTCGCCCAACTGGCTGATCGCCCGGCTGGCCAGCGGCTATATCGAAATCTTCCGCAACATCCCGCTGCTGCTGCAGATCTTCTTCTGGTACTTCGCCGTGCTGCGCGCCATGCCCAGCCCGCGCGACAGCTTGACGTTCGGCGAGGTGGCCTTCCTCAACGTGCGCGGCCTGTTTCTGCCCGAGCCGCTGTTCGAGTCGGGGTTCGGCCTGATTCCGCTGGCCTTCGGCGTGGCCATCGTGGCCAGCATCGCCCTGATGATCTGGAACAAGCGCCGCCACGAGGCCACCGGCAAGCGCCTGCCGGCGGGCTGGATCTCGCTGGGCCTGATCGTCGGCCTACCGCTGCTGGTGCTGTTGGTGACCGGCGTGCCGGTGACCTGGGACGTGCCGGAGCTGCGCGGCTTCAATTTCCGCGGCGGTTTCACCGTGATACCCGAGTTCCTGGCGCTGTGGCTGGCGCTCTCCATCTACACGGCCTCGTTCATCGCCGAGATCGTACGCTCCGGCATCCAGGCGATACCCCACGGCCAGACCGAGGCGGCCCAGGCGCTCAGCCTGCCGCAGAACCTGGTACTGCGGCTGGTGGTGGTGCCCCAGGCGCTGCGCGTGATCATCCCGCCGCTGACCAGCCAGTACCTCAACCTGATCAAGAACTCCTCGCTGGCCACGGCCATCGGCTATCCGGACCTGGTCTCGGTATTCGCCGGCACCACCCTCAACCAGACGGGACAGGCGATCGAGGTCATCGCCATGACCATGGCGGTCTACCTCACCATCAGCCTGCTGGTGTCGATGTTCATGAATTGGTTCAACGCCCGCGTGGCGCTGGTGGAACGCTAG